From the Fibrobacter sp. UWB11 genome, one window contains:
- the rsmG gene encoding 16S rRNA (guanine(527)-N(7))-methyltransferase RsmG, translating into MANSSWSKNSKPRGASALGKDFIPHMKAPRTEFPLFNGKRVTPSLAGLDKLLHYYGVELQPETLKQIWEFHQLLRANNDDQDLTRLNAFETMVERHYADCTLINAYVPKWPARMIDVGSGAGFPGIPLKIVNPSIQLTLCEPRPNRINFLNMVIEKMGLKGIDVFGHKVTSRSMTIPVDGVISRAFELMEKTLPRIANSLKVGGRVYFMKGPAVADELKTFYPEDFGYKFVGKHFYTIPNSTQDRALIILEREE; encoded by the coding sequence ATGGCAAATTCTTCTTGGTCAAAAAATTCCAAACCCCGTGGTGCGAGTGCGCTTGGCAAGGACTTTATCCCTCACATGAAGGCTCCTCGCACGGAGTTTCCGCTTTTTAACGGAAAGCGCGTAACGCCCTCGCTTGCGGGGCTTGATAAGCTTTTGCATTACTACGGTGTGGAACTCCAACCCGAAACGCTCAAGCAAATTTGGGAATTTCACCAGTTGCTCCGCGCGAATAACGATGATCAGGATTTAACTCGCCTCAATGCTTTTGAAACGATGGTCGAACGCCATTATGCCGACTGCACGCTCATCAACGCTTATGTGCCCAAGTGGCCTGCCCGCATGATAGACGTTGGCAGTGGTGCCGGATTTCCCGGAATTCCATTAAAAATTGTGAATCCGTCTATCCAACTTACTTTGTGCGAACCGCGCCCGAACCGCATCAATTTCCTCAATATGGTCATTGAAAAAATGGGCCTCAAGGGAATCGACGTGTTTGGTCACAAGGTCACGAGCCGCAGCATGACAATCCCTGTCGATGGCGTGATTAGCCGTGCATTTGAACTCATGGAAAAAACGCTCCCGCGCATTGCAAATTCGCTCAAGGTTGGCGGCCGCGTGTACTTTATGAAGGGCCCTGCCGTTGCTGACGAACTCAAGACTTTCTACCCTGAAGATTTCGGTTACAAGTTTGTCGGGAAGCATTTCTACACGATTCCGAACAGCACTCAGGACCGCGCGCTGATTATTCTTGAACGCGAAGAATAG
- a CDS encoding epoxyqueuosine reductase QueH, translating into METAAPKHNYQVDLDRIIRRLEKTGEVPTLLLHACCAPCSSYTIEYLSQYFKITLFYYNPNIAPAEEYQHRVNEIKRFVAEFKTKYPVTLVEGDYDPKKFYDIARGLEHEPEGGKRCRKCFELRLAESAKLAKELNCDYFTTTLTISPMKDAQVLNEVVQEQCDIYGIKRLPSDFKKKGGYKRSIQLSHEYNLYRQNFCGCVYSMREAQERETNKTA; encoded by the coding sequence ATGGAAACGGCTGCACCAAAACACAATTACCAGGTCGATTTGGACCGCATCATTCGCAGGCTCGAAAAGACCGGCGAAGTGCCGACGCTCTTGTTGCACGCCTGTTGTGCGCCATGCAGCAGCTACACAATCGAATACCTTTCCCAATATTTCAAAATTACGCTTTTCTATTACAACCCAAACATAGCCCCCGCCGAAGAGTACCAGCACCGCGTAAACGAGATTAAACGATTTGTTGCCGAATTTAAGACAAAATACCCCGTTACACTCGTCGAAGGCGATTACGACCCGAAAAAATTTTACGATATCGCTCGCGGACTAGAGCATGAACCCGAAGGGGGCAAGCGCTGCCGCAAATGTTTTGAACTCCGCCTCGCCGAATCTGCAAAACTTGCCAAGGAACTGAACTGCGACTATTTCACCACAACGCTTACCATCAGCCCGATGAAGGATGCCCAGGTGCTCAACGAGGTGGTTCAGGAACAATGCGACATTTACGGCATCAAGCGCCTCCCGAGCGACTTCAAGAAGAAGGGCGGCTACAAGCGCTCCATCCAGCTATCGCACGAATACAACCTTTACCGCCAGAATTTTTGCGGGTGCGTGTATTCCATGCGCGAGGCACAAGAACGCGAAACGAATAAAACCGCGTGA
- a CDS encoding FISUMP domain-containing protein, producing MEYLNPDVSYGEFLDKRDDQVYRTIVISNHVWTAQNMNYKIETEENDEVTNWCYANNPEHCQKFGRLYTWEAAKKVCPEGWHLPTVDEWGELLKDHSCSIEPYQDTVLIFNCSGGELKAAETWGKVNKDPNGFSVVAAGIHYTDGFHSYNEYALFWTSTEFEDPSFYAASFNESDGATLWPHNKNEYGLSVRCVKGNAE from the coding sequence ATGGAATACTTGAATCCAGACGTTTCTTACGGCGAATTTTTGGACAAGCGCGATGACCAGGTTTACCGCACCATAGTCATTAGCAATCATGTGTGGACCGCGCAAAACATGAACTATAAAATCGAGACCGAAGAGAACGACGAAGTAACCAACTGGTGTTACGCCAACAACCCCGAACACTGCCAAAAATTTGGAAGGCTCTACACTTGGGAAGCCGCAAAAAAAGTATGTCCTGAAGGTTGGCATTTGCCCACTGTCGATGAATGGGGGGAACTTTTAAAGGACCACTCTTGCAGCATTGAACCTTATCAAGACACCGTTCTCATTTTCAATTGCTCCGGAGGCGAATTAAAAGCAGCCGAAACATGGGGCAAAGTCAACAAGGATCCCAACGGTTTTTCCGTCGTTGCAGCAGGAATTCACTACACAGACGGATTCCATTCGTACAACGAATACGCATTATTTTGGACATCAACAGAATTTGAAGATCCTTCCTTCTATGCGGCTAGTTTCAATGAATCCGATGGTGCTACCCTTTGGCCCCATAACAAAAACGAATACGGGCTATCCGTCCGTTGCGTCAAAGGGAACGCGGAATAA
- a CDS encoding YgiQ family radical SAM protein, whose amino-acid sequence MYDPRFLPICKEDLDELGWDYVDVIIISADAYVDHPCFGHAVVGRLLEHEGLRVAILPQPNWRDDLRDFKKLGTPRLFFAISSGMDSMVNHYTAAKRLRSDDAFTPGNKAGFRPDYATYTYAKILKKLYPDVPLLIGGLESSLRRVTHYDYWSNRLKPSILFDTQADILVYGMGEKPLKEIVRLLKKGVPFSSLNSVPQTAYLAPKGNVPKNSKWEDLRLYSYEECLESKRNQIENCRRVDIECNKWFQHRILQDVAEQTVVINPAYPPLEYGELDESFEYPYAREPHPRYKKRGNIPAFDMIKFSINTHRGCFGGCSFCAINAHQGKFIASRSRESILREVEIVTNMEGFAGTITDLGGPSANMYNMRGRDPSRCQKCARASCLTPKICDNMDTHHKEILELYREVRNHPKVKHLFIGSGVRYDMLLQETDDEELRKDHEEYARELIDYHVSGRLKVAPEHTSDAVLKLMRKPSFTLFHKFKEFFDDECKRIGKKQQLIPYFISSHPGCTEADMAELALETKQLGFQLEQVQDFTPTPMTIATEMFYAEMTPDGKPLFVAKTPEEKANQKQFFFWYIPANRPHLREVLERLKMGKVSRLLLSRTAMAEGKEYFPSKEREENEDFRNREMQKRDERTNALRPKKEKVKNRWRDDGYESRGFSEGRESQREPREFQFREERFSESRGNRFSENRRDFHRDERRDFDRRGNVFDDRRGNQQNAPFREHRNVEDKNRFNSGEINLASRRSHGKGFKKPSFKK is encoded by the coding sequence ATGTACGATCCTCGATTTTTACCCATTTGCAAAGAAGACCTGGACGAACTCGGTTGGGATTACGTTGACGTGATTATCATCAGCGCCGACGCCTACGTGGACCACCCTTGCTTTGGGCATGCGGTTGTCGGGCGACTTTTGGAACATGAGGGTTTGCGCGTAGCGATTTTGCCGCAGCCGAACTGGCGCGATGACTTGCGCGATTTTAAGAAGCTTGGCACTCCGAGACTTTTCTTTGCGATTTCGAGCGGCATGGATTCCATGGTGAACCACTACACCGCCGCAAAGCGCCTCCGCAGTGACGACGCCTTTACGCCGGGGAACAAGGCGGGATTCCGCCCAGATTATGCGACATACACATACGCCAAGATTTTGAAGAAGCTCTACCCCGACGTGCCGCTGCTCATTGGCGGCCTCGAATCGAGCCTTCGCCGCGTGACGCATTACGACTACTGGAGCAACAGACTCAAGCCGAGCATTCTTTTCGATACGCAGGCCGATATTCTCGTTTACGGCATGGGCGAAAAGCCTCTGAAAGAAATTGTTCGGTTGCTCAAAAAAGGCGTTCCGTTCTCGAGCCTGAATTCCGTTCCGCAGACCGCCTACTTGGCGCCCAAGGGGAACGTCCCGAAGAACAGCAAGTGGGAAGACTTGCGACTGTACAGCTACGAAGAATGTCTGGAAAGCAAGAGGAACCAAATCGAGAACTGCCGCAGGGTGGACATTGAATGTAACAAGTGGTTCCAGCACCGCATTCTGCAAGATGTCGCAGAACAGACCGTGGTGATTAACCCAGCCTACCCGCCGCTGGAATACGGTGAGCTGGACGAAAGCTTTGAATACCCCTACGCCCGCGAACCGCACCCGCGCTACAAGAAGCGCGGCAACATTCCGGCGTTCGACATGATCAAGTTCAGCATTAACACGCACCGTGGCTGTTTTGGCGGTTGCAGTTTTTGCGCCATCAACGCACATCAGGGCAAGTTCATCGCAAGCCGTAGCCGCGAAAGCATTCTGCGCGAAGTCGAAATCGTCACCAACATGGAAGGCTTTGCCGGCACGATTACAGACCTTGGCGGCCCCAGCGCAAACATGTACAACATGCGTGGCCGAGATCCGAGCCGTTGCCAAAAGTGCGCACGAGCCAGTTGCCTCACGCCCAAGATTTGCGACAACATGGACACGCACCATAAAGAAATTTTGGAGCTGTACCGCGAAGTGCGCAACCACCCGAAAGTGAAGCACCTGTTCATCGGAAGCGGCGTTCGTTACGACATGCTCTTGCAGGAGACCGACGACGAAGAGCTCCGCAAGGACCATGAAGAATACGCACGCGAACTTATCGACTACCACGTGAGTGGCCGCTTGAAAGTCGCTCCAGAACACACAAGCGATGCCGTGCTGAAATTGATGCGCAAACCGAGCTTTACGCTGTTCCACAAGTTCAAGGAATTCTTTGACGACGAATGTAAACGCATCGGCAAAAAGCAGCAGCTGATTCCATACTTTATCAGTAGCCATCCGGGATGCACCGAAGCCGATATGGCCGAACTTGCACTCGAAACAAAGCAATTGGGTTTCCAGTTGGAACAAGTGCAAGACTTTACACCAACGCCGATGACCATTGCGACCGAAATGTTCTACGCCGAGATGACGCCAGACGGAAAGCCGCTCTTTGTCGCCAAAACGCCCGAAGAAAAAGCAAACCAGAAGCAATTCTTCTTCTGGTACATTCCTGCAAACCGCCCGCACTTGCGCGAAGTTTTGGAACGCCTCAAGATGGGTAAGGTCAGTCGCTTGCTACTGAGCCGCACTGCAATGGCGGAGGGCAAGGAATACTTCCCGAGCAAGGAACGCGAAGAAAACGAAGACTTCCGCAATCGCGAAATGCAAAAGCGCGACGAACGCACAAATGCATTACGCCCGAAAAAAGAAAAGGTCAAGAATCGCTGGCGCGATGACGGGTACGAAAGTCGTGGATTCAGCGAAGGTCGTGAATCGCAAAGGGAACCGCGCGAATTCCAGTTCCGCGAAGAACGCTTTAGTGAAAGCCGCGGGAACCGCTTTAGCGAAAATCGCCGCGACTTCCATCGAGATGAACGTCGCGACTTTGACCGCCGAGGCAATGTATTTGATGACCGCCGCGGGAATCAGCAGAATGCGCCGTTCCGCGAGCACCGTAACGTTGAAGACAAGAACCGCTTCAACAGCGGCGAGATAAACCTCGCCAGCCGCCGTTCACACGGTAAAGGCTTCAAGAAGCCATCGTTTAAGAAGTAG
- a CDS encoding 50S ribosomal protein L11 methyltransferase → MQKIETWYKAEGNCPDEEYEIASYLLFEAGVATLEELDPVTAGRTEFCFYTGDKAERDRIVAEFPQYNFKVTEEPAKDWDKWWRDRAQPVAVSEHLWVRPPWVEFTPEDPEAVVLELEAKTAFGTGEHETTSSCAALMENIDFKGKTVLDIGTGTGILAMFARRKGASLAVGTEIDPLTIPCIAENFERNGFGESDCVLGFLDAFKDGTKFDVILCNMIRSELWPLRDDIEDLLAEGGELIISGQLEVEKDYILKWFDEAGFKVSVERTKGEWWSVLARS, encoded by the coding sequence ATGCAGAAAATTGAAACTTGGTACAAGGCTGAGGGCAATTGCCCCGATGAAGAATATGAAATTGCAAGCTACCTGCTTTTCGAGGCGGGTGTTGCGACGCTCGAAGAACTCGACCCGGTGACCGCTGGCCGCACGGAGTTCTGTTTTTACACGGGCGACAAGGCGGAACGCGACCGCATCGTGGCGGAATTTCCGCAGTACAATTTCAAGGTCACCGAAGAGCCTGCAAAGGATTGGGACAAGTGGTGGCGTGACCGCGCACAGCCGGTGGCTGTGAGCGAGCACCTTTGGGTGCGTCCACCTTGGGTGGAATTCACGCCGGAAGATCCTGAAGCGGTTGTCTTGGAGCTTGAGGCAAAGACTGCATTTGGAACGGGCGAGCACGAAACGACGAGTAGCTGTGCTGCGCTTATGGAAAATATCGATTTTAAGGGCAAGACTGTTCTCGACATTGGAACGGGAACGGGCATTCTTGCGATGTTTGCTCGTCGTAAGGGCGCAAGCCTTGCTGTGGGTACGGAAATTGACCCGCTCACGATTCCCTGCATTGCGGAAAACTTTGAACGCAATGGTTTTGGTGAAAGTGACTGCGTGCTCGGATTCCTGGATGCGTTCAAGGATGGAACGAAGTTCGATGTGATTCTCTGCAACATGATCCGCAGCGAACTTTGGCCGCTTCGCGACGACATCGAAGACTTGCTCGCCGAAGGCGGCGAACTCATCATCAGCGGTCAGCTCGAAGTCGAAAAGGATTACATCCTCAAGTGGTTCGATGAGGCTGGTTTCAAAGTCTCCGTCGAACGCACCAAAGGCGAATGGTGGAGCGTGCTTGCACGCTCCTAA
- a CDS encoding Fic family protein: protein MLYIHQFPDWTRFRFDSPKVLQALGQTRLEEGKLIGIMQICGLKDIEAKLLAEDIVANYAIDGYTLDPAHTLAEVELKSKGSQNFIKNYLGAIQNASQPLTEERLFNWHSAMGQNKVLKFREVPNEVQTTIDEKQLHFVGPNPERLQSEMENFLSWFESANIDGVIKAAIAHFWFITIRPFADANGRLARAITAMQLARTENTTHCQYALNKQINIHKGEYLKILARTQAASGDLTEWILWFLQMMRDAIKDSEQLFASEISRIQFRSAHANDTFSAREQQLIDEIMAGRLAQPFTAKEAAAFFNASHDTALREIQSLMDKGILQTNNKGGRSMRYRLKDERVEG, encoded by the coding sequence ATGCTTTACATCCATCAATTCCCAGACTGGACGCGGTTCCGCTTCGATTCTCCCAAGGTGCTCCAAGCGCTTGGGCAGACACGCCTTGAAGAAGGCAAGCTCATCGGAATCATGCAAATCTGCGGACTCAAGGACATCGAAGCAAAACTCCTCGCCGAAGACATCGTCGCCAATTACGCCATCGACGGCTACACGCTGGACCCCGCGCACACACTTGCCGAAGTGGAACTCAAAAGCAAGGGCTCACAAAACTTTATCAAAAACTACCTCGGCGCCATCCAGAACGCCTCGCAGCCACTCACCGAAGAACGCCTATTCAACTGGCATTCCGCGATGGGTCAGAACAAAGTCTTAAAGTTTCGCGAAGTCCCGAATGAAGTGCAAACGACCATCGACGAAAAGCAACTCCATTTTGTAGGCCCGAATCCGGAACGCCTCCAAAGCGAAATGGAAAACTTTTTATCGTGGTTTGAAAGCGCAAATATAGACGGGGTGATTAAAGCCGCAATTGCACATTTCTGGTTCATCACAATCCGACCATTCGCCGACGCAAACGGAAGACTAGCCCGCGCCATCACGGCAATGCAACTTGCACGCACCGAGAACACGACTCATTGCCAATACGCGCTGAACAAACAAATTAACATTCACAAAGGCGAATACTTAAAGATCCTCGCACGCACACAAGCCGCAAGCGGTGACCTCACCGAATGGATTTTATGGTTCCTGCAAATGATGCGGGACGCCATCAAAGATAGCGAACAACTTTTCGCTTCTGAAATCAGCCGCATCCAGTTCCGCAGCGCCCACGCAAACGACACGTTCAGCGCCCGCGAACAGCAACTCATCGACGAAATCATGGCAGGCCGCCTCGCGCAACCCTTCACCGCTAAAGAAGCCGCCGCCTTCTTCAACGCAAGCCACGACACCGCCCTCCGTGAAATCCAGAGTCTCATGGACAAAGGAATTTTGCAAACAAACAACAAAGGCGGCCGCAGCATGCGATACAGACTGAAGGATGAAAGGGTGGAAGGGTAA
- a CDS encoding metallophosphoesterase translates to MKYFFISDLHVDFYAPLSRNVSTLRKYFESFFERNFLPADACCIAGDIANDYFTYVEFLKFIAEKYNCVYVCLGNHDIIMELDGRFGVDREFKTSEEKIAYFIAEADKIQNVMLLENRIADGIAGCMGMCDFKYMHSPAASEIMNKMLWATRWFDGRHWNYMKNDSGRLWKHYDSVFRTLSLKRPKIMMSHFLPLEFEMPERYRNDPYSNFFYFHGATYLENLDDGSIWQAGHTHTAMKREFMDAKGKRHLLLCNPVGYPDENPYAEYGLRREDFVVEVE, encoded by the coding sequence ATGAAGTATTTCTTTATAAGCGACTTACATGTCGATTTCTATGCACCCTTGTCCCGCAATGTTTCAACATTACGAAAGTATTTTGAATCATTCTTCGAACGGAACTTTTTGCCAGCAGACGCTTGCTGTATCGCTGGAGATATCGCAAACGACTATTTCACCTACGTAGAATTCCTGAAGTTCATTGCGGAAAAATACAACTGCGTATACGTATGCCTTGGAAATCACGACATCATCATGGAGCTAGACGGACGATTCGGAGTTGACCGCGAATTTAAAACCTCTGAAGAAAAAATTGCCTACTTCATTGCAGAAGCAGATAAAATTCAGAACGTCATGTTGCTCGAGAATCGAATTGCAGACGGCATCGCTGGTTGCATGGGAATGTGCGATTTCAAGTACATGCATTCACCCGCAGCATCAGAAATCATGAATAAGATGTTATGGGCAACGCGATGGTTCGATGGCAGACATTGGAATTACATGAAAAATGACAGCGGACGCCTTTGGAAACACTACGACAGCGTTTTTCGCACACTCTCCCTAAAGCGACCCAAAATCATGATGTCGCATTTTCTGCCGCTGGAATTCGAAATGCCCGAACGCTACCGAAACGACCCATACTCAAACTTTTTCTATTTCCATGGAGCAACCTACCTAGAAAACTTGGACGATGGAAGCATCTGGCAAGCAGGCCACACGCACACCGCAATGAAACGGGAGTTCATGGATGCAAAGGGTAAACGTCACTTGCTCCTATGCAATCCCGTTGGATACCCTGATGAAAATCCCTATGCGGAATATGGATTGAGGCGGGAAGATTTTGTGGTGGAAGTGGAGTGA
- a CDS encoding virulence RhuM family protein, giving the protein MSENKTGEIVIYQTDDGQTKIDVRFEDETVWLTQAQLVDLYQSSKANISEHIKHIFEEGELDEGATVRKFRTVQIEGSREVGREQVFYNLDMIISLGYRVKSILATRFRRWATEQLKEYLKKGFLLNDQRLKEAGGGNYWYELLDRIRDIRSSEKALYRQVLDLYATSVDYDPKSKESIAFFKMVQNKLHYAAHGHTAAEVIFERADADKPFMGLTTFSGSMPTRKDVVVAKNYLDEKELKVLNNLVSGYFDFAEVQAIRHNQMHMSDYVEHLDKVLSSTGEKLLDNAGSVSHKQAVDKALDEYRKYQVLTLSPVEKAYLETIKSIEKKVKKKKG; this is encoded by the coding sequence ATGTCAGAGAATAAAACAGGTGAAATTGTTATATACCAGACTGATGATGGACAGACAAAGATTGATGTCCGGTTTGAAGACGAAACTGTCTGGCTTACGCAGGCGCAGCTTGTAGATTTGTACCAGTCGAGCAAGGCGAATATCAGCGAACACATCAAGCATATTTTCGAAGAAGGTGAACTTGACGAAGGGGCAACTGTTCGGAAATTCCGAACAGTTCAAATTGAGGGATCTCGCGAAGTTGGCAGAGAACAGGTCTTTTACAATCTTGACATGATTATTTCTCTCGGTTATCGCGTAAAGTCGATCCTGGCGACTCGTTTTCGGCGCTGGGCAACCGAGCAACTCAAAGAATACTTGAAAAAGGGATTCTTGCTGAATGACCAGAGGCTCAAGGAAGCGGGTGGCGGAAATTATTGGTATGAACTTTTGGATAGAATTCGCGATATCCGCTCTAGCGAAAAGGCTTTGTATCGGCAAGTTCTCGATTTGTATGCGACTAGCGTTGATTATGACCCTAAAAGCAAAGAGTCCATCGCTTTTTTCAAGATGGTGCAGAACAAGTTACATTATGCTGCGCATGGGCATACCGCAGCCGAAGTCATCTTTGAACGGGCGGATGCCGATAAACCGTTTATGGGTTTGACTACATTTAGCGGGAGCATGCCGACAAGAAAAGATGTAGTGGTTGCTAAGAATTATTTGGACGAAAAAGAACTCAAGGTGCTGAATAATCTAGTTTCGGGTTATTTTGATTTTGCGGAAGTCCAGGCAATTCGCCATAATCAGATGCACATGAGCGATTATGTGGAGCATCTAGATAAGGTGCTTTCTTCGACAGGGGAAAAGCTCCTTGATAATGCGGGAAGCGTGAGCCACAAACAGGCTGTTGATAAAGCTCTTGATGAATATCGGAAATATCAGGTATTAACGCTAAGCCCTGTGGAAAAGGCATATCTTGAGACGATTAAAAGTATTGAGAAAAAGGTGAAAAAGAAGAAGGGGTAA
- a CDS encoding DUF2971 domain-containing protein, with protein sequence MTSPVLYKYLDADGGLNMLKYHNLQFTNASRLNDPFDCHPSLINFSNVPEAKCKVWPAHIVRLLESSSYIRSWENAWICSLSKVNDALLMWSYYGNHKGVCIGIDMEKADADLSNKFFGKCIGVQKLEVQYKDIIKKPDYFHDFDNGRFFDYQLSTKAKAWEHEQEVRLILDEPHPGLTPCEFQPKTKNRKRNSDIKDLRFYPQIGRECFYSLYLSINIAEDKQKEIVKVARGLNPEMKIYKMTVDPDAFRLRPEPIDVLK encoded by the coding sequence ATGACATCACCTGTATTGTACAAATATCTTGATGCTGATGGTGGTTTGAATATGTTGAAATATCATAATCTGCAATTTACCAACGCATCAAGATTGAACGATCCTTTCGATTGCCATCCTAGTTTGATAAATTTTTCAAATGTTCCTGAGGCAAAATGTAAAGTCTGGCCGGCACATATTGTCAGATTATTAGAATCGTCTTCGTACATAAGAAGTTGGGAGAATGCTTGGATTTGCAGCTTATCTAAGGTCAATGATGCTTTGCTTATGTGGAGCTATTATGGAAATCATAAAGGCGTGTGCATTGGAATAGACATGGAAAAGGCTGATGCGGACCTTTCTAATAAATTTTTTGGAAAATGTATTGGTGTACAAAAACTAGAGGTACAATATAAAGACATTATCAAGAAACCTGATTATTTCCATGATTTTGATAATGGACGATTTTTTGATTACCAACTATCTACCAAAGCGAAAGCTTGGGAGCATGAACAGGAAGTTCGACTAATATTAGATGAGCCTCATCCCGGACTTACGCCTTGTGAATTTCAGCCTAAGACAAAGAATAGAAAAAGAAATAGTGACATTAAAGATCTTCGTTTTTACCCACAGATTGGGAGAGAATGTTTCTATTCGCTATATCTTAGCATTAATATCGCAGAAGATAAACAAAAAGAAATTGTGAAAGTTGCACGAGGGCTCAATCCTGAAATGAAGATTTACAAAATGACTGTTGACCCTGATGCGTTTAGACTGAGGCCAGAGCCTATCGATGTTTTGAAATGA
- a CDS encoding class I SAM-dependent DNA methyltransferase, which produces MTDIELKNLKDRLWHSADILRAGAHLAANKYGQPILGLIFLRYADILYKQHKDEINAEFEKLKGTRRARSLKEISIEKCGFYLPECAYFDFINDAPDDAKKATLVKRAMKAIEDENEKMEGVLPKDVYAQLVPEEEPDLLSKIVRIFKDIPEDIGIDLFGEIYEYFLGNFALSEGKDGGTFYTPATVVRYMVEVLQPSGHDKKFLDPACGSGGMFVQAARYMHKHNKSEEDDTMSFRCYGVEKEPDTVKLAKMNLLLNNVRGDITEANSFYSDPYNAFGAFDYVMANPPFNVDEVVVDKVKEDERFSTYGVPRNKSKAGGKKTSDKKETVPNANYLWIGYFATALNEHGKAALVMANSASDAGGSELEIRKKMIEEGVISQMVTLPSNMFNSVTLPATLWFFDKQKASSKKKDEILFIDARNVFTQVDRAHRKFNDEQIKNLAIISRLYEGDTQAFKDLLKEYKENLKNAPVNSDDKEVKNKDYWQAQINWLTERFPDGKYQDVIGLCKVAKIEGEDGIKDQDYSLNAGRYVGVVIEDDGMTAEEFKETMLGLNDDFAKLSAEAKKLEKQIAENMKGLFG; this is translated from the coding sequence ATGACTGATATTGAACTCAAGAATTTGAAAGATCGCCTTTGGCATTCCGCAGACATTCTCCGCGCTGGAGCGCACCTCGCCGCCAACAAATACGGTCAGCCCATTCTGGGCCTAATCTTCCTGCGCTATGCGGACATTCTTTACAAACAGCATAAAGACGAAATCAACGCTGAGTTCGAAAAGCTCAAGGGCACCCGTCGTGCGCGCTCACTCAAAGAAATCTCCATCGAAAAGTGCGGTTTCTACTTGCCGGAATGCGCCTACTTCGACTTTATCAACGACGCCCCGGATGACGCCAAGAAAGCGACTCTCGTCAAGCGTGCGATGAAGGCTATTGAAGACGAAAACGAAAAGATGGAAGGGGTCCTCCCCAAAGATGTTTACGCACAGCTCGTTCCCGAAGAGGAACCCGATTTACTTTCGAAGATTGTCCGCATATTCAAGGACATTCCCGAAGATATCGGCATTGATCTGTTCGGCGAAATCTACGAATACTTCCTAGGCAATTTCGCTTTGTCCGAAGGCAAGGACGGCGGAACATTCTACACGCCAGCGACAGTCGTGCGTTACATGGTCGAAGTCCTGCAGCCAAGCGGTCACGACAAGAAATTCCTTGATCCGGCTTGCGGTTCGGGCGGTATGTTCGTGCAGGCGGCCCGTTACATGCACAAGCACAACAAGAGCGAAGAAGATGACACAATGTCTTTCCGTTGCTACGGCGTGGAAAAAGAGCCCGACACGGTCAAACTCGCCAAGATGAATTTGCTCCTGAACAATGTCCGCGGCGATATCACCGAAGCAAACTCCTTCTACAGCGACCCCTACAACGCATTCGGCGCATTCGATTACGTGATGGCGAATCCCCCATTCAACGTGGACGAAGTCGTTGTCGATAAAGTCAAGGAAGACGAACGTTTCAGCACCTATGGCGTTCCCAGAAACAAATCTAAGGCAGGCGGCAAAAAGACCTCGGACAAGAAAGAAACCGTCCCCAACGCAAACTACCTGTGGATTGGATACTTCGCTACAGCCCTGAACGAACACGGCAAGGCGGCACTCGTCATGGCGAATTCTGCAAGCGACGCCGGCGGCAGCGAACTCGAAATCCGCAAGAAGATGATTGAAGAAGGTGTCATCAGCCAGATGGTCACCCTGCCCTCGAACATGTTCAACTCGGTCACGCTCCCTGCAACGCTCTGGTTCTTCGACAAGCAAAAAGCGAGCAGCAAGAAAAAAGACGAAATCCTTTTCATCGATGCACGAAATGTGTTCACCCAAGTTGACAGGGCTCACCGCAAGTTCAACGACGAACAAATCAAGAACCTCGCCATCATCAGCCGCCTATACGAAGGCGACACGCAGGCGTTCAAGGACTTGCTCAAGGAATACAAGGAAAACCTCAAGAACGCTCCCGTAAACAGCGACGACAAAGAAGTCAAAAACAAGGATTATTGGCAGGCGCAAATCAACTGGCTCACCGAACGGTTCCCGGACGGAAAATACCAAGACGTAATTGGCCTTTGCAAAGTTGCAAAAATCGAAGGCGAAGATGGAATCAAGGATCAGGATTATTCGCTCAACGCGGGCCGATATGTGGGCGTTGTCATTGAAGACGACGGCATGACCGCCGAAGAATTCAAGGAAACGATGCTCGGACTGAACGACGATTTCGCCAAGCTGAGCGCCGAAGCGAAGAAACTGGAAAAACAGATTGCAGAGAACATGAAAGGATTGTTTGGGTAA